In the genome of Bacteroidota bacterium, one region contains:
- a CDS encoding glycosyltransferase family 4 protein: MKIAVNTRLLVRNKLDGIGYFIFESLQIITRNHPEHEFYFFFDRDFDEDFIFSDNVTPIIIGPQARHPFLYFIWFELSIPSLLNRLKIDLFLSPDGYLSLRSKIPSIAIFHDLNFEHHPQDYPYLERKYYRFFFPRFAKKANRIATVSEYSKNDIIEKYHIKKEKIDVVYCAARPIFQPIKPAEKEEVKQIFSEGNDFFIYVGSIQPRKNLSVLIKAFDLYKEKTSSKDKLLFVGALKWNSSELRDAYKSSAYKQDIHFTGRLDSNDLAKVTASAKALMLISKLEGFGIPILEAYFCDVPVITSNVTSMPEIAGDGALLVNPESIESVAKAMIEMDRDILLRDKLIKNAQIQRRKFSWQKTADLMWDGIEKTVNT, from the coding sequence TTGAAAATTGCGGTAAATACCAGATTATTAGTAAGAAATAAGCTTGACGGAATTGGATATTTTATTTTTGAGAGCTTGCAAATTATTACCCGCAATCATCCGGAACATGAATTCTATTTCTTTTTTGATCGCGATTTCGATGAAGATTTTATTTTTAGCGATAACGTAACCCCTATCATTATCGGGCCTCAGGCAAGGCACCCGTTTTTGTATTTCATTTGGTTTGAATTATCAATTCCTTCACTGCTAAATAGATTAAAAATTGATCTGTTTCTTTCGCCTGACGGTTATTTATCTTTACGATCAAAAATACCCTCAATTGCAATTTTTCATGATCTGAACTTTGAACATCACCCTCAGGATTATCCTTATCTGGAAAGAAAATACTACCGATTTTTCTTCCCGAGATTTGCTAAAAAAGCTAACAGGATTGCAACAGTTTCAGAATATTCAAAAAATGACATCATCGAAAAATATCATATCAAAAAAGAAAAAATTGATGTGGTTTATTGTGCTGCCCGACCTATTTTTCAACCAATTAAACCAGCCGAAAAAGAAGAAGTAAAACAAATTTTCAGTGAAGGGAATGATTTTTTTATTTATGTTGGGTCAATCCAGCCCAGAAAAAATTTATCGGTTTTAATAAAAGCATTCGATTTATATAAGGAAAAAACATCCTCCAAAGATAAATTGTTATTTGTCGGAGCCCTAAAATGGAATTCATCCGAACTCAGGGATGCCTATAAAAGCTCAGCATACAAGCAGGATATTCATTTTACGGGAAGACTGGACAGCAACGATTTAGCCAAAGTCACTGCTTCGGCAAAAGCATTAATGTTAATATCAAAATTAGAAGGTTTTGGAATTCCCATTCTGGAAGCCTATTTTTGCGATGTTCCTGTAATAACTTCAAATGTGACCTCAATGCCGGAGATTGCTGGTGATGGAGCTTTATTGGTAAATCCAGAATCCATTGAATCTGTTGCCAAGGCGATGATTGAAATGGATAGAGATATTTTACTGAGAGACAAATTGATTAAGAATGCCCAAATTCAACGTCGAAAATTCAGCTGGCAAAAAACAGCAGATTTAATGTGGGACGGCATTGAAAAAACAGTGAATACTTAA
- a CDS encoding fibrobacter succinogenes major paralogous domain-containing protein → MKKLNLILFALIIISMPFLSCKKVLEAAFYGEPVPKETQIKIGENWWMQYNLSRTRFRNGDLIGEARTNEEWLKAGEEGKPAWCYYQNESDNDQKYGKLYNWYAVNDSRGLAPDGWHIPSDAEWTALENFLGGAQVAGTKMKSTSGWKRNDMNTNESGFTGMPGGRRSSDGSFVNEGEGGYWWSATENGSNAWFRMLSFSNTFVYRSSTGKNRGLSVRCIRD, encoded by the coding sequence ATGAAAAAATTAAATTTAATTTTGTTTGCATTAATTATTATTTCAATGCCTTTTTTAAGTTGTAAAAAGGTGTTGGAGGCAGCATTTTATGGCGAACCTGTTCCAAAAGAAACTCAAATAAAAATAGGTGAAAATTGGTGGATGCAATATAACTTAAGCCGAACAAGATTTCGAAATGGAGATCTAATAGGCGAAGCAAGAACAAACGAAGAATGGCTTAAAGCAGGTGAAGAAGGTAAACCTGCTTGGTGTTATTATCAAAATGAATCGGATAATGATCAAAAATACGGTAAGTTATATAATTGGTACGCGGTAAATGATTCAAGGGGTTTAGCTCCCGATGGATGGCATATACCAAGCGATGCTGAATGGACAGCGCTTGAAAATTTTCTTGGCGGTGCTCAGGTTGCAGGTACAAAAATGAAAAGCACAAGCGGTTGGAAAAGAAATGATATGAATACTAATGAAAGTGGTTTTACAGGTATGCCGGGAGGAAGGCGTTCATCCGACGGTTCTTTTGTAAATGAAGGAGAGGGCGGTTATTGGTGGAGCGCCACAGAAAACGGCAGCAACGCATGGTTCCGAATGTTGAGTTTTAGCAATACATTTGTTTACAGGAGTAGCACTGGTAAAAATCGTGGTTTATCGGTACGCTGTATAAGAGATTAA
- the purD gene encoding phosphoribosylamine--glycine ligase: MKVLILGSGGREHAFAWKIKQSPKLTKLFIAPGNAGTASLGTNVPIDVNDFDSLKKYVLEQQISMVVVGPEVPLVAGIADYFSNDPLLKNIAVIGPKKSAALLEGSKDFAKSFMYKHNIPTAAYQTFGRYELAQGIKFLETLKPPYVLKADGLAAGKGVIISSNLEEAKTELTAMLNDAKFGEASAQVVIEEFLDGIELSVFVLTDGKSYKILPEAKDYKRIGEGDTGLNTGGMGSISPVPFADDAFMRKIEERIIKPTVNGLISDGLKYSGFIFFGLIKVNEEPVVIEYNVRMGDPEAESVIPRIKSDLLELFIGIADENLEEKTFEIVEKHAAAIMQVAAGYPESYPKGDEITGLETVTDSLIFHAGTRFDDHKAVLTNGGRVLAITSFGKSMEEALALSYKNAEKIKFKGNYYRKDLGKDLLKFIKK, encoded by the coding sequence ATGAAAGTACTAATTTTAGGATCAGGAGGCCGTGAACATGCATTTGCATGGAAAATTAAGCAGAGTCCCAAACTCACAAAATTATTTATTGCCCCGGGAAATGCCGGAACAGCATCACTCGGTACCAATGTCCCAATAGATGTTAATGACTTTGATTCTTTAAAAAAATACGTTCTTGAACAACAAATAAGTATGGTAGTTGTAGGACCTGAGGTCCCTTTGGTTGCAGGCATTGCTGATTATTTTTCGAATGACCCTTTATTGAAAAACATAGCAGTGATAGGCCCCAAAAAAAGTGCTGCACTTCTTGAAGGAAGTAAAGATTTTGCCAAAAGCTTTATGTACAAACACAATATTCCAACTGCAGCTTACCAAACCTTCGGGCGATATGAATTAGCACAAGGAATAAAATTCCTGGAAACCCTGAAGCCTCCCTATGTTTTAAAAGCAGACGGACTTGCAGCCGGCAAAGGAGTAATTATTTCGAGCAATTTGGAAGAGGCTAAAACCGAACTTACAGCCATGTTGAATGATGCAAAATTTGGAGAAGCTTCGGCACAGGTTGTAATTGAAGAATTTTTAGATGGGATTGAACTTTCTGTTTTTGTTTTAACTGATGGGAAATCCTATAAAATTTTACCCGAAGCCAAAGATTATAAAAGAATTGGGGAAGGAGATACGGGATTAAATACAGGTGGAATGGGTTCTATTTCACCCGTACCGTTTGCTGATGATGCTTTCATGCGTAAAATTGAAGAACGAATTATTAAACCAACCGTAAACGGGTTAATCAGCGACGGGCTCAAATACTCTGGTTTTATTTTCTTTGGTTTGATCAAGGTTAATGAAGAACCTGTGGTTATCGAATACAATGTCAGGATGGGCGATCCTGAAGCAGAATCAGTAATTCCCAGGATCAAGAGTGATTTGTTGGAACTTTTTATTGGCATAGCTGATGAAAACCTGGAAGAAAAAACCTTTGAAATTGTAGAAAAACATGCGGCTGCCATCATGCAGGTAGCCGCAGGCTACCCCGAATCGTATCCCAAAGGTGATGAGATTACCGGACTTGAAACCGTTACAGATAGCCTCATTTTTCATGCGGGAACCAGATTTGATGATCACAAGGCTGTATTAACAAATGGAGGTCGCGTGTTGGCAATTACCTCTTTCGGGAAGTCGATGGAAGAAGCTTTAGCTTTATCTTATAAAAATGCTGAAAAAATTAAATTCAAAGGCAATTATTACAGGAAGGATTTAGGAAAAGATTTACTTAAATTTATTAAAAAATAA
- a CDS encoding WD40 repeat domain-containing protein has translation MLIQKKSLANILMIALIITITGLLFFFYEKINEEKYDVLDAVPESSSIFIRFGTFDQLYHSINENNIWCNILTLPGFSEFKEQIIKFDSLLHLKTESKSSTEVQNAIISIHSNNNNIDLLLVSKLDGTLSRKTLRTIFERIYGENYTTLISNVNGHQLNKLVFNQYTGSFTYAIEGGLFIGSPNANLVLESLENLQSDQSFGHNSTFLEVEKTAGKRVEANIFVNYKQLPSLLGQIANERYGITSPTDTINPNSTESSNAPKDFVGLNLLSNMAGWSELDLMIKKDEFFLSGYTSTNDSSSDYINLYKNQNEQPFEMAEIIPRTATVFQHFGIGNFEKYFTDYQNLLAKNERVDLFNQMVYRLNISLKTNLQNAFVPHVGPTFAFVSVATRNLNYEENCYAIIKMKNAVAAQLYLEQISKNKDGSGLVKKYRDHNLYHLNIEGFVPLVFGEPFSSIQAFHYTFIEDYLIIANSTSALEKYINLYMSGHPLSLDPAYISFADNMAEKSNFYFYFNIKKGLNLLERFINKNLYDFIIQNISTFKNYQALGLQYSSQENGLFTNLYLNYDANVPIQNDWAWQTKLDDNIVERPFLLRNHQDQYLYTLVADAGNQIYLVDHEGNILWKHKIDGQIMGEVHVVDFFKDGKLQYLFNTKTSIHLLDILGNKVGSYPIKLKVRAENGISVFDYSNNRDYRIIYAGTDQNIYNYTLDGKEVDGWNRAETDREVQGRIQHLVANNRDYILLADLNGNTRILNRQGSDRIILKSQFSKAENSEYYVNSTNNKGLFVTTDRTGKLIYISSKGNISSVDFGSFSENHFFLYEDFDQDENNDFIYIDKDKLSVFDRLKKEIFSYEFSGEISIPPTIYKASDGTIVLCVFSNTENKVYLFDKDGLIESNQRNNDGPVFSIGDLLNNVSINLLVGDDHILYNFLIR, from the coding sequence ATGTTAATTCAAAAAAAAAGTCTGGCGAACATCCTGATGATTGCTTTAATCATCACAATCACCGGACTTTTATTTTTCTTCTATGAAAAAATAAATGAAGAGAAATACGATGTATTGGATGCCGTTCCGGAATCCTCATCCATATTCATCCGATTCGGCACATTTGATCAATTATATCACAGCATTAACGAAAATAACATCTGGTGCAATATACTTACCCTTCCGGGTTTCAGTGAATTCAAAGAACAAATTATAAAATTTGATTCTCTATTGCACCTGAAAACAGAGAGCAAAAGCTCAACTGAGGTGCAAAATGCCATCATTTCCATTCATTCGAACAACAATAATATTGACCTTTTACTCGTGTCTAAATTAGATGGCACTTTAAGTAGAAAAACGCTCAGAACGATTTTTGAACGAATATATGGTGAAAATTACACCACGCTTATAAGTAATGTAAATGGGCACCAGCTTAATAAACTTGTTTTTAACCAATATACAGGATCGTTTACTTATGCAATTGAAGGTGGCTTGTTTATCGGAAGCCCGAATGCAAATCTGGTACTTGAATCATTAGAAAATTTACAATCTGATCAAAGTTTCGGGCATAATTCAACATTTTTGGAAGTAGAAAAAACGGCTGGTAAAAGGGTCGAAGCCAACATCTTCGTAAATTACAAACAACTTCCCTCCCTTCTTGGTCAAATAGCAAATGAACGATACGGCATAACTTCACCGACAGATACCATAAACCCAAATTCAACGGAAAGCAGTAACGCACCAAAGGATTTTGTCGGTTTAAATTTGCTTTCAAATATGGCCGGTTGGTCGGAGCTTGATTTGATGATAAAAAAGGATGAATTTTTCTTGAGTGGTTATACAAGCACTAACGACTCCTCATCGGATTATATTAATCTATACAAAAATCAAAACGAACAGCCATTTGAAATGGCAGAAATTATTCCAAGAACGGCAACTGTTTTTCAGCATTTTGGGATTGGGAATTTCGAAAAATATTTTACCGATTATCAGAATTTATTGGCCAAAAATGAACGTGTTGATCTTTTCAATCAAATGGTTTATCGGCTGAACATATCGTTGAAAACGAATCTTCAAAACGCATTTGTTCCACATGTGGGCCCAACTTTTGCATTTGTCTCTGTTGCAACCCGTAATTTAAATTATGAAGAAAATTGCTATGCAATTATCAAAATGAAGAATGCTGTGGCAGCTCAATTATACTTAGAACAGATCTCAAAAAACAAAGATGGTAGCGGTTTAGTAAAAAAATATCGTGATCACAATCTTTATCATCTCAATATAGAAGGATTCGTCCCACTGGTTTTTGGAGAACCGTTCAGCAGTATTCAGGCATTTCATTACACATTTATAGAAGATTATCTGATTATTGCAAATTCTACCTCAGCACTTGAAAAGTACATTAATTTATACATGAGCGGACATCCCCTTAGTTTAGATCCGGCTTATATTTCATTTGCGGATAATATGGCTGAAAAATCTAATTTTTATTTCTATTTCAATATTAAAAAAGGGTTAAACCTACTGGAGCGTTTCATAAATAAAAATCTATACGATTTCATCATTCAAAATATTTCAACATTTAAAAACTATCAGGCATTAGGATTGCAGTATTCGTCGCAGGAAAACGGACTTTTCACCAATTTATATCTTAATTATGATGCTAACGTACCGATACAAAATGATTGGGCATGGCAAACCAAACTCGACGACAATATTGTTGAAAGACCTTTTTTGCTCAGAAACCATCAGGATCAATATTTGTACACTTTAGTAGCAGATGCCGGTAATCAGATTTATCTGGTTGATCATGAAGGAAATATTTTATGGAAACATAAAATTGATGGTCAGATAATGGGCGAAGTACATGTAGTTGATTTTTTTAAAGACGGGAAACTTCAATATTTATTTAACACAAAAACCAGTATCCATTTGTTGGATATTTTAGGAAATAAAGTGGGTTCATACCCGATCAAATTAAAAGTCAGAGCAGAAAATGGAATTTCCGTTTTTGATTATTCCAATAATCGTGATTACCGGATCATTTATGCTGGTACGGATCAGAATATTTACAATTACACCCTTGATGGAAAGGAAGTAGATGGATGGAACCGTGCAGAAACAGACAGGGAGGTTCAGGGCAGGATTCAGCATTTGGTTGCCAATAATAGGGATTATATTTTATTGGCAGATTTGAACGGCAACACCCGGATACTTAACAGGCAGGGCAGTGATCGGATTATACTGAAGAGTCAGTTTAGTAAAGCTGAAAACTCGGAATACTATGTTAACTCAACAAATAACAAAGGCTTGTTTGTGACAACCGATAGAACCGGAAAGCTTATTTATATCAGTTCAAAAGGTAATATTTCATCTGTTGATTTTGGCAGTTTTTCCGAAAATCACTTTTTCCTTTACGAGGATTTTGATCAAGACGAAAACAATGACTTTATTTATATTGACAAAGATAAACTTAGCGTTTTTGATCGTCTGAAAAAAGAGATCTTCAGCTACGAATTTTCTGGCGAAATTTCTATACCACCAACCATTTATAAAGCTTCGGATGGAACCATTGTTCTGTGTGTATTTTCAAATACAGAAAATAAGGTTTACCTTTTCGATAAAGACGGGCTCATCGAATCAAACCAAAGAAACAATGATGGTCCTGTGTTTTCAATTGGCGACCTTTTGAATAATGTATCCATTAATTTGCTTGTCGGTGATGATCATATTTTATATAATTTCCTTATTAGATAG
- a CDS encoding ribonuclease HII: MLKLRYSDNKLEAGCDEAGRGCLAGPVFAAAVILPETFVNDQLNDSKQIKEKDRYLLRKIIETEAIAWAVGIVDNEEIDRINILNASFLAMHRAIDQLNQIPELLLIDGNRFKTYKSIEHVCIIKGDGKYASIAAASILAKTYRDDYMKVLSLKFPQYLWEQNKAYPTKAHRAAIQEYGICQHHRKSFKLFDPLSLDF; the protein is encoded by the coding sequence ATGCTAAAGCTTAGATATTCAGATAATAAACTGGAAGCCGGTTGCGATGAAGCCGGAAGAGGATGCCTGGCCGGACCTGTATTTGCGGCAGCGGTAATTCTACCTGAAACTTTTGTCAATGACCAGTTAAACGATTCCAAACAAATTAAAGAGAAAGATCGTTATTTGCTTCGAAAAATAATTGAAACTGAAGCAATAGCCTGGGCCGTTGGGATTGTTGATAATGAAGAAATAGATCGGATTAACATTTTGAATGCATCCTTTCTGGCGATGCATAGGGCCATAGATCAGTTGAATCAAATACCCGAACTTTTATTGATTGATGGAAATCGTTTTAAAACTTACAAAAGCATTGAACATGTCTGCATCATCAAGGGAGATGGGAAATACGCTTCAATAGCTGCAGCCTCAATTCTTGCCAAGACTTACCGTGATGATTATATGAAGGTATTGTCTTTAAAATTTCCTCAGTACCTTTGGGAACAGAACAAGGCATATCCAACAAAAGCTCATCGTGCAGCCATTCAGGAATATGGCATTTGTCAACATCACCGAAAAAGCTTTAAACTTTTTGATCCGCTTTCTTTGGATTTTTAA
- a CDS encoding four helix bundle protein, which yields MSEKKGAIIKQSFEFAITIINLYKSLINDKKEFVMSKQLLRSGTAVGALAREAQNAESKADFIHKLAIAQKECDESIYWLELLKETGFIGTNEFDEINTNASALLKMIRSAIMTTKANL from the coding sequence ATGAGTGAAAAGAAAGGCGCAATAATTAAACAAAGTTTCGAATTCGCAATCACCATTATTAATCTTTATAAATCATTGATTAATGATAAAAAAGAATTTGTGATGAGTAAGCAATTACTGAGAAGTGGAACTGCGGTTGGCGCCTTAGCCAGGGAAGCTCAAAATGCTGAAAGCAAAGCCGATTTTATTCATAAACTAGCCATAGCTCAAAAAGAATGTGACGAATCTATCTATTGGTTGGAATTACTTAAAGAAACAGGATTTATTGGCACAAACGAATTTGATGAAATAAACACAAATGCAAGCGCATTACTAAAAATGATTAGAAGTGCGATAATGACAACAAAAGCAAACCTATAA
- a CDS encoding polysaccharide biosynthesis C-terminal domain-containing protein has product MQRKFVTNIIFLLALNFLIKPFWLLGIDRSIQNIVGSESYGFYFAVFNFSLLFNIILDFGITSFNNRNIAQNKQLLKKHFSGIIVLKVLLISLYGIVVLLAGIFIGYDSKQLYFLLWVGINQALLSFILYLRSNISGLLLFKTDSIISVLDRFLMILICSLLIWGNILNSPFQIEWLIYSQTIAYLITLVVALIIVIRKSGFQKPNWNGLFLIMVIKKSLPFALMLFLMGIYNRVDSVMLERILSGTKGEFQSGVFAQAYRLFDAGNNIALLFGVILLPIFARMIKKKESVEKLVKLSFTIIFTFAIILAMSSYFYRDEIMKLLYSQHGDEMLGDFNQRILQSGSIFGILMFSFVAVCSSYIFGTLLTALGDLRFMIKVALVGVLINLATNILLIPSLEAVGAAYASLGAQTITAFAMIIGVQKRFAFRINYRYLSQLFSFILLVWLLNFVSKISPMNSLINYSCVMLISLLFAYLLRLLNVSSFIAILKTDPRVK; this is encoded by the coding sequence ATGCAGCGTAAATTTGTGACAAATATTATTTTTTTATTAGCTCTTAATTTTCTGATTAAGCCTTTTTGGTTACTGGGAATTGATAGAAGTATACAGAATATTGTTGGCTCGGAGAGCTATGGTTTTTATTTCGCCGTTTTTAATTTTTCGCTGCTTTTTAATATCATTCTAGATTTCGGGATTACGAGTTTTAATAACCGTAATATTGCCCAAAATAAACAACTTTTAAAGAAACATTTTTCAGGAATTATTGTTCTGAAGGTATTACTGATATCGCTTTATGGGATCGTGGTTTTATTGGCGGGTATATTTATCGGTTATGATTCAAAACAGCTTTATTTTTTATTGTGGGTTGGGATTAACCAGGCTTTATTGTCTTTCATTTTGTATCTCCGTTCGAATATTTCAGGACTTTTATTGTTTAAAACAGACAGTATTATTTCAGTTCTTGATCGTTTCTTAATGATTCTTATCTGTAGTCTTTTGATCTGGGGAAATATCCTCAATTCTCCTTTTCAAATTGAATGGCTGATCTATTCTCAGACAATTGCTTATCTCATTACGCTTGTTGTGGCCTTAATAATTGTTATCCGGAAATCTGGGTTTCAGAAACCAAACTGGAATGGATTGTTTTTGATCATGGTTATAAAAAAGAGCCTGCCATTTGCGTTAATGTTATTTCTGATGGGAATTTATAACCGGGTTGATTCGGTGATGTTGGAACGTATTTTATCAGGTACAAAAGGCGAATTTCAATCCGGAGTTTTCGCCCAGGCCTATCGCTTATTTGATGCGGGAAATAATATCGCACTGCTTTTTGGTGTGATTTTACTTCCCATTTTTGCGCGCATGATCAAGAAAAAAGAGTCGGTCGAAAAGTTGGTCAAATTATCTTTTACCATCATTTTTACGTTTGCAATAATTTTGGCGATGAGTTCTTACTTCTATCGCGACGAAATCATGAAATTGCTTTATTCGCAGCATGGGGATGAAATGCTGGGCGATTTCAATCAAAGGATCTTACAATCAGGTAGCATTTTTGGAATCTTAATGTTTAGTTTTGTGGCGGTGTGTTCCAGTTATATCTTTGGAACTTTATTGACCGCCTTGGGCGATTTACGTTTCATGATAAAAGTTGCGTTGGTGGGAGTCTTGATAAATCTTGCTACAAATATCTTGCTTATCCCTTCGCTCGAAGCCGTTGGTGCAGCTTACGCCAGTTTGGGTGCTCAAACAATAACCGCCTTTGCAATGATAATCGGTGTTCAAAAGCGGTTTGCATTTAGAATTAACTATCGTTATCTAAGTCAGTTGTTTAGCTTTATTTTACTTGTGTGGCTGCTGAATTTTGTTTCGAAAATTTCTCCTATGAATTCATTGATCAACTATTCATGCGTGATGCTGATTTCTTTGTTGTTTGCATATTTACTTAGATTGCTAAATGTTAGTTCGTTTATCGCCATTCTGAAAACCGACCCTCGAGTGAAATAA
- a CDS encoding AAA family ATPase, which translates to MMETDIRELNEKIQKESAFVDLINLEMHKVIVGQKNMVERLMIGLLANGHILLEGVPGLAKTLAINSLANVIDAKFSRIQFTPDLLPADLLGTMIYSQKKEEFVVRKGPIFANFILADEINRSPAKVQSALLEAMQERQVTIGDHTFKLEEPFLVMATQNPIEQEGTYPLPEAQVDRFMLKVVINYPTKEEEKTILRQNITNVFRTTNKILKSVDIKNARDVVRQVYLDDKIETYITDIVFATRYPAEHNLKKFENLISYGASPRASINLALASKAYAFLKRRGYVLPEDVRAIAHDVLRHRIGLTYEAEAENITTEEIINEILNTIEVP; encoded by the coding sequence ATGATGGAAACCGATATCAGAGAATTAAACGAAAAGATACAGAAGGAAAGTGCTTTTGTTGATTTAATCAATCTTGAAATGCACAAAGTGATTGTTGGGCAAAAAAACATGGTAGAACGCCTGATGATTGGTCTTTTGGCCAATGGTCATATTTTACTTGAAGGAGTTCCCGGATTGGCAAAAACTTTGGCCATAAATTCATTGGCAAATGTGATCGATGCAAAATTCAGCAGGATTCAATTCACTCCTGATTTGCTGCCTGCCGACCTTTTAGGAACCATGATTTATAGTCAGAAAAAGGAAGAATTTGTAGTTCGAAAAGGGCCCATATTTGCAAACTTTATCCTTGCCGATGAAATCAACCGATCGCCCGCGAAAGTTCAAAGTGCACTTTTGGAAGCGATGCAGGAACGTCAGGTTACCATTGGTGATCACACGTTTAAACTCGAAGAACCCTTTTTGGTAATGGCCACTCAAAACCCGATTGAGCAGGAAGGAACCTATCCACTTCCCGAGGCACAGGTCGACCGTTTTATGCTCAAAGTGGTGATTAATTATCCTACAAAAGAAGAGGAGAAAACTATTCTGCGTCAAAACATTACAAATGTTTTTCGGACGACGAATAAAATCCTTAAATCAGTCGATATTAAAAATGCCAGAGATGTAGTGAGGCAAGTTTATTTGGATGATAAAATTGAAACATACATTACCGACATCGTGTTTGCAACCCGTTATCCTGCTGAACATAATTTAAAAAAGTTTGAGAATTTGATTTCATACGGCGCATCTCCACGTGCAAGTATAAACCTTGCCTTGGCATCAAAAGCATATGCTTTCCTTAAAAGACGAGGATATGTTTTACCTGAAGATGTCAGGGCGATAGCACATGATGTATTACGTCACCGAATCGGTTTGACCTACGAGGCCGAAGCAGAAAACATCACAACCGAAGAAATCATCAATGAGATTTTAAATACGATTGAAGTACCATAG
- a CDS encoding O-antigen ligase family protein has translation MIVNKKYQNLLVLLLSIAFIGINLFFIIEEIYWFLFLPLAIIVVVLYFISLDAILLLITLLTPLSVGVTMGGGSFGLAVPTEPLLAGVSLLFILRLILNVDYDKRILKHPLSLVIILYLFWIFITSITSEIPLVSFKFLILKLWFILPFYFVLIQVFQNQKNLRRFSFFYVISFLMVVFYTIIKHSKFGFSEEAGHWVMTPFYNDHTAYGAMLAFFVPVVFSFFRFKEYSKAIRIVSLIIGVIFIIALFLSFSRAAWLSLLVALICGLPIVLKIKFKWIALIAIVSMASLYIFQNEIIHRLEKNTNESSENYIEHVRSIYNISSDASNLERINRWQAAIRLFKERPLLGWGPGTYQFVYAPMQYNHEKTIISTNAGDKGNAHSEYLGPIAEMGLFGALLMITIVAMVMVTGLKVYKNAKNSEMKMLSLASLLALISYFTHGLVNNFLDTDKASIPVWGFMAMIVAMDVFHTKKCPIDPENKGTTSF, from the coding sequence ATGATCGTAAATAAAAAATATCAAAACCTTCTGGTTTTATTGCTCAGTATTGCATTTATAGGGATCAATCTTTTTTTTATAATCGAAGAAATTTATTGGTTCTTGTTTCTGCCTCTGGCTATTATAGTAGTGGTTTTGTATTTTATTTCTCTCGATGCCATTTTACTCCTGATTACTTTGTTAACGCCGTTGTCGGTTGGTGTAACAATGGGTGGAGGCAGTTTTGGATTAGCTGTTCCCACGGAGCCTTTATTGGCAGGGGTTAGTTTGCTTTTTATTTTGCGATTAATCTTAAATGTGGATTATGATAAGCGAATCTTAAAGCATCCACTATCGCTTGTTATCATTTTGTATCTTTTTTGGATATTTATTACTTCGATTACCAGCGAAATTCCATTGGTTTCTTTTAAATTTCTTATTTTAAAGCTCTGGTTTATACTCCCTTTTTATTTTGTGTTGATTCAGGTTTTTCAAAATCAAAAGAACCTTCGCCGATTTTCTTTTTTTTATGTTATCTCATTTTTGATGGTTGTTTTTTATACCATAATCAAACACTCAAAATTTGGATTTTCGGAGGAAGCGGGACATTGGGTGATGACTCCCTTTTATAACGATCATACAGCGTATGGTGCCATGCTTGCATTTTTTGTTCCCGTTGTTTTTAGTTTTTTTAGATTTAAGGAATATTCAAAAGCGATTCGCATAGTGTCGCTGATAATTGGCGTAATTTTCATCATAGCACTTTTTTTATCATTTAGCAGGGCGGCATGGCTTAGTTTATTGGTTGCCCTTATATGTGGTTTGCCCATTGTTTTAAAGATCAAATTTAAGTGGATCGCTTTAATTGCAATAGTTTCAATGGCTAGCCTCTATATTTTTCAAAATGAAATTATTCATCGTTTAGAAAAGAATACCAACGAGTCATCTGAAAATTATATTGAACATGTACGGTCAATCTATAATATTTCATCCGATGCTTCCAACTTAGAACGCATCAACCGATGGCAGGCTGCAATTCGCCTTTTTAAAGAACGGCCATTGCTGGGGTGGGGCCCAGGGACTTATCAATTTGTTTATGCACCGATGCAATATAATCATGAAAAAACCATAATTAGTACGAATGCCGGAGATAAAGGAAATGCACATAGTGAATATCTGGGACCTATAGCCGAAATGGGATTATTTGGTGCTTTACTGATGATTACGATCGTTGCAATGGTAATGGTTACAGGGCTTAAGGTATATAAAAACGCAAAAAATTCAGAAATGAAAATGCTGAGCCTCGCATCATTACTGGCTCTAATTAGCTATTTCACCCACGGGTTGGTTAATAATTTTTTAGATACGGATAAAGCATCAATTCCTGTTTGGGGTTTTATGGCGATGATTGTGGCTATGGATGTTTTTCATACAAAGAAATGCCCAATTGATCCTGAAAATAAAGGGACGACATCCTTTTAA